One stretch of Cedecea neteri DNA includes these proteins:
- the mnmE gene encoding tRNA uridine-5-carboxymethylaminomethyl(34) synthesis GTPase MnmE yields MSNHDTIIAQATPPGRGGVGILRISGRQAREVAEAVLGKLPKPRYADYLPFRDADGSALDQGIALWFPGPNSFTGEDVLELQGHGGPVILDLLLKRILTLPGLRIARPGEFSERAFLNDKLDLAQAEAIADLIDASSEQAARSALNSLQGAFSSRINHLVEALTHLRIYVEAAIDFPDEEIDFLSDGKIEAQLHRVIGDLDAVRAEARQGSLLREGMKVVIAGRPNAGKSSLLNALAGREAAIVTDIAGTTRDVLREHIHIDGMPLHIIDTAGLREASDEVERIGIERAWQEIEQADRVLFMVDGTTTDAVDPAAIWPDFIARLPERLPITVVRNKADVTGETLGLSEVNGHSLVRLSARTGEGVDVLRAHLKESMGFETNMEGGFLARRRHLQALEQAAEHLQQGKAQLLGAWAGELLAEELRLAQQNLSEITGEFSSDDLLGRIFSSFCIGK; encoded by the coding sequence ATGAGCAATCATGACACGATTATTGCCCAGGCTACTCCGCCGGGGCGCGGTGGCGTAGGGATTCTGCGTATTTCCGGCCGCCAGGCGCGTGAGGTCGCAGAAGCTGTCCTCGGCAAACTGCCGAAACCGCGCTACGCGGACTACCTTCCTTTCCGTGATGCCGACGGCAGCGCGCTGGATCAGGGTATTGCGCTGTGGTTCCCTGGCCCGAATTCCTTCACCGGCGAGGACGTGCTTGAGCTGCAGGGGCACGGCGGCCCGGTTATCCTCGACCTGCTGTTAAAACGCATCCTGACGCTGCCTGGCCTGCGTATCGCCAGGCCCGGTGAGTTTTCTGAACGCGCGTTTCTGAACGATAAGCTCGACCTGGCGCAGGCAGAAGCCATTGCCGACCTGATCGACGCCAGCTCCGAACAGGCCGCTCGCTCGGCGCTCAACTCGCTTCAGGGCGCTTTCTCTTCGCGTATTAACCATCTGGTGGAAGCGCTGACTCACCTGCGCATCTACGTGGAAGCGGCTATCGACTTCCCGGACGAAGAGATCGACTTCCTCTCTGACGGTAAAATCGAAGCCCAGCTGCATCGGGTCATTGGCGACCTCGATGCGGTGCGCGCCGAAGCTCGTCAGGGCAGCCTGCTGCGCGAAGGCATGAAGGTGGTTATCGCCGGGCGTCCTAACGCCGGCAAATCCAGCCTGCTGAACGCGCTGGCCGGGCGCGAGGCCGCTATCGTTACCGACATAGCCGGCACCACGCGTGACGTGCTGCGCGAGCATATCCATATCGACGGCATGCCGCTGCATATCATCGATACCGCAGGCCTGCGCGAAGCCAGCGACGAAGTCGAACGCATCGGGATTGAACGTGCCTGGCAAGAGATTGAGCAGGCGGATCGCGTGCTGTTTATGGTCGACGGCACCACCACCGACGCCGTTGACCCGGCCGCCATCTGGCCAGATTTTATCGCTCGTCTGCCGGAGCGTTTGCCGATTACCGTGGTGCGCAATAAAGCTGACGTGACCGGCGAGACGCTTGGCCTGAGCGAAGTAAATGGTCACTCACTTGTTCGGCTTTCCGCCCGTACCGGGGAAGGTGTGGACGTGCTGCGCGCGCATCTGAAAGAGAGCATGGGCTTTGAAACCAACATGGAAGGTGGCTTCCTCGCCCGTCGCCGTCATCTGCAGGCGCTGGAGCAAGCCGCTGAACACCTGCAGCAGGGTAAAGCCCAGCTGCTGGGTGCCTGGGCCGGTGAACTGCTGGCTGAAGAGCTGCGCCTGGCCCAGCAGAACTTAAGTGAAATTACCGGTGAATTCAGCTCTGACGATCTGTTAGGGCGCATCTTCTCGAGCTTCTGTATCGGGAAATAA